Proteins found in one Kangiella sediminilitoris genomic segment:
- the ompR gene encoding osmolarity response regulator transcription factor OmpR, producing the protein MTEETPKVLVVDDDVRLRSLLERYLKEQDFIVRTVENAEQMDRFLERENYHLMVLDLMLPGEDGLSICRRLRSQNNPIPIIMLTAKGDEVDRIVGLEVGADDYLAKPFNPRELLARIRAVLRRQAKHIPGAPSNSESVISFGRFTLNLATREMTDDGKSISLTSGEFAVLKSLVEHARQPLSRDKLMNLARGRDYSALERSIDVQVSRLRRLIEEDPAHPRYIQTVWGVGYVFVPDGGEA; encoded by the coding sequence ATGACTGAAGAAACACCAAAAGTATTAGTAGTTGATGATGATGTGCGTTTAAGAAGCTTACTTGAGCGTTACCTCAAGGAGCAGGATTTCATCGTTCGCACGGTAGAAAATGCGGAACAAATGGATCGCTTTTTAGAGCGAGAAAACTACCATTTAATGGTATTGGATCTGATGCTGCCCGGTGAAGATGGTTTGTCTATCTGTCGTCGCCTACGCTCACAGAACAATCCAATCCCGATTATCATGCTTACCGCTAAGGGTGATGAAGTGGATCGCATTGTGGGTTTAGAGGTCGGCGCTGATGATTATTTGGCGAAGCCATTTAACCCAAGAGAGTTGCTTGCTCGAATTCGAGCCGTTCTCCGTCGACAGGCAAAGCATATACCCGGTGCCCCGAGTAACTCCGAGTCAGTTATCAGCTTTGGACGATTTACTTTAAACCTGGCAACTCGTGAAATGACCGATGACGGAAAGTCTATTTCCTTAACCAGTGGTGAGTTCGCAGTCCTTAAGTCGTTAGTTGAACATGCACGACAGCCCCTGTCTCGGGATAAATTAATGAATCTAGCTCGTGGTCGAGACTATTCAGCACTTGAGCGAAGTATTGATGTTCAGGTGTCCCGTTTACGACGTTTGATCGAAGAAGATCCGGCCCATCCGCGTTATATACAGACAGTCTGGGGTGTTGGTTATGTCTTTGTACCAGACGGTGGTGAAGCCTGA
- a CDS encoding lysophospholipid acyltransferase family protein, with amino-acid sequence MSKAKASLLSRLGLGFAFGLLKLFAKLPYPVVVASGRLLGRLLYRIKSRRLIVEANLRYCFPNQSFDQRQTMAKKHFLALGEGFAELALAWYKPFNKLKKYHRVKGLEHYEKARESGQGILFLGYHTTSLELAGAVMAHYLDFAAFYRPNKNPVLDKHIQQGRNNRSKTMGRNDIRSIGKWLKSGEGLWLMPDQDMGRHSTVFAPFFGKPACTLNSPPRIAKLGKAKVLPVCYYKDTKGVMTIEVLPEIEFTGDDQIDCTMINKILEACIMQAPEQYYWVHRRFKTLPEGQRNIYFQKPPGLKKIDSKLHDGALYSGKILSQSAGMPKLVRTIDEQLLNVFHRQTSLGVDLTRRELEHMLDNCAKFTYRGFYTITPQEFTYCAERQAYMLRYQEVPGVALHHIPASRRQPTAIILGSWLAQLHNEGIRLSSIRESNIQLLPNGSPILLNPRECKFYDSGLKERLRKKDIDMFINSMGFLNADDSSRKLFHEQYRLNRLNHLPTQDSDQPSTDQSSS; translated from the coding sequence TTGTCTAAAGCTAAAGCGTCACTACTTTCCCGACTTGGACTTGGTTTTGCCTTCGGGCTTCTAAAGTTATTTGCCAAACTCCCTTACCCGGTCGTTGTAGCCAGCGGCCGTTTACTCGGCAGGCTGCTGTATCGTATTAAAAGTCGTCGCTTAATTGTGGAGGCGAATTTGCGCTACTGCTTCCCAAATCAGTCATTCGATCAGCGGCAGACAATGGCAAAAAAGCACTTCCTTGCACTTGGGGAAGGTTTTGCCGAGCTCGCTCTTGCCTGGTACAAACCATTTAACAAATTAAAAAAGTATCACCGGGTTAAAGGCCTGGAACACTATGAAAAAGCCAGAGAATCAGGGCAAGGAATACTTTTTTTAGGCTATCACACCACTAGTCTTGAGCTTGCAGGCGCAGTCATGGCACATTACCTGGACTTTGCAGCCTTCTATCGGCCCAATAAGAACCCGGTACTGGACAAGCATATCCAGCAAGGCCGAAATAACCGTAGCAAAACCATGGGGCGAAACGATATTCGTTCTATTGGTAAATGGTTAAAAAGTGGTGAAGGGTTATGGCTGATGCCTGATCAGGATATGGGAAGACACAGTACCGTATTCGCGCCATTTTTTGGGAAACCTGCCTGTACCTTAAATTCACCTCCTCGAATTGCAAAACTGGGTAAAGCCAAGGTTTTACCAGTTTGTTATTATAAAGACACCAAAGGTGTCATGACTATCGAAGTACTCCCGGAGATTGAATTTACCGGAGATGATCAAATCGACTGCACCATGATCAATAAAATCCTTGAGGCCTGTATCATGCAGGCCCCCGAGCAGTATTATTGGGTTCACCGTCGGTTTAAGACTCTGCCCGAAGGTCAGAGAAATATTTATTTCCAAAAGCCTCCTGGGCTTAAAAAGATTGACTCCAAACTTCATGATGGAGCATTGTATTCAGGTAAGATACTGTCCCAGTCTGCGGGAATGCCCAAGCTAGTACGCACCATCGATGAGCAGTTGCTTAATGTATTCCACCGACAGACCAGCCTGGGAGTAGACCTTACTCGAAGAGAGCTTGAGCACATGCTGGATAATTGTGCAAAGTTTACCTATCGAGGCTTCTATACCATTACACCACAGGAGTTTACCTACTGTGCAGAACGCCAGGCCTATATGCTTCGATATCAAGAAGTGCCTGGGGTTGCGTTACATCATATACCAGCCAGTAGACGTCAGCCCACAGCCATAATACTCGGGAGTTGGTTAGCTCAGCTTCATAATGAAGGGATAAGGCTGAGTTCCATTCGCGAGAGCAATATTCAATTATTGCCCAACGGTAGCCCTATTTTACTTAATCCCAGAGAGTGCAAGTTTTATGACTCGGGCTTGAAGGAAAGGCTAAGAAAGAAAGATATCGACATGTTTATTAATTCAATGGGTTTTTTAAATGCTGACGATAGTAGCCGTAAGTTGTTCCATGAACAGTACAGACTTAATCGCTTGAACCATTTACCTACTCAGGACTCTGATCAGCCATCAACCGATCAATCATCTTCATAA
- a CDS encoding TIGR02444 family protein encodes MTNLDIVLEERDISAADWADEFWDWTCTVYANGDVQTQCLAMQNRFNCNVNFLLLAIWLGQRNYLIPKTGWVLLIKRTEKLRAGVRKLRQKRRQLKLKDREKYEELLDLELKGENLVQAKALETLLECNPSILEEVTVEPNLISYVQATRSGDEVESAAKELGALVQKLSD; translated from the coding sequence ATGACTAACCTGGATATTGTTTTAGAAGAAAGAGATATTTCTGCCGCTGACTGGGCTGATGAGTTCTGGGACTGGACTTGTACTGTTTATGCTAATGGTGATGTACAGACTCAGTGTTTAGCGATGCAAAACCGTTTTAATTGTAATGTGAACTTTCTGTTGCTGGCTATCTGGCTTGGTCAGCGTAACTACCTAATCCCCAAAACAGGCTGGGTTTTGTTAATTAAACGTACTGAAAAGTTAAGAGCAGGGGTCAGAAAGCTGAGACAGAAGCGACGTCAGTTAAAGCTCAAAGACCGTGAGAAATACGAGGAATTACTCGATCTTGAGCTGAAGGGTGAGAACCTGGTTCAGGCCAAGGCACTGGAGACTTTGCTCGAGTGTAACCCCTCTATCCTTGAAGAAGTAACAGTCGAGCCCAATCTAATATCCTACGTCCAGGCCACCCGAAGCGGTGATGAAGTAGAAAGTGCTGCAAAGGAATTGGGTGCTTTGGTTCAAAAGTTGAGCGATTAG
- a CDS encoding DUF423 domain-containing protein has protein sequence MKRNFLLHGAMFMALAVALGAAGSHVLSAKLTENSLRLFTLGVNYQIYHALGLLAIGMIFDQYPNRKTVISGWLMFVGIIGFSGGLYFYALTLSEWVRSIIPVGGLLLISSWLVLILAIFTKPTKTYD, from the coding sequence ATGAAGAGAAATTTTTTATTACATGGAGCTATGTTTATGGCTCTCGCAGTAGCTTTAGGAGCTGCGGGGTCCCATGTTTTATCCGCAAAGCTAACGGAAAACTCTTTGCGTCTGTTCACCCTTGGAGTTAATTATCAGATTTACCATGCGTTAGGACTACTGGCTATTGGCATGATCTTTGACCAATACCCTAATCGCAAAACAGTTATCTCTGGCTGGCTGATGTTTGTGGGTATCATTGGCTTTAGTGGCGGTCTGTATTTTTATGCATTAACACTCTCAGAGTGGGTAAGAAGTATCATCCCGGTGGGCGGGCTCTTGCTAATAAGCAGCTGGCTGGTTTTAATACTGGCAATTTTCACAAAGCCAACAAAAACCTATGACTAA
- a CDS encoding disulfide bond formation protein B encodes MNLNGRGWNFLGAFICYQLIVTALYFQYVDGLEPCPLCIFQRVMVIALGAVLLINAIHNPKRHSWANRTYQILALLPSIGGIIISGRHVYLQHLPEDEVPACGAPLENLMDMLPFMEVIQTVLAGDGECAKISWNFIGLSMPEWMLIIFIIATLVIGLRLFQSLQKPKPF; translated from the coding sequence ATGAATCTGAATGGTCGAGGCTGGAATTTTCTGGGCGCATTTATATGCTACCAGCTCATCGTAACAGCCCTATATTTTCAATATGTTGATGGCTTAGAGCCTTGCCCTTTATGTATTTTTCAGCGCGTCATGGTCATAGCCCTGGGTGCTGTCTTATTAATAAATGCAATTCACAATCCGAAGCGTCATTCATGGGCCAATCGGACTTATCAAATCCTCGCGCTATTACCCTCAATTGGCGGTATAATTATTTCAGGTCGACATGTATATTTACAACACTTACCTGAAGATGAGGTTCCGGCCTGCGGTGCCCCGTTAGAAAACCTGATGGATATGCTACCTTTCATGGAAGTAATCCAAACCGTATTGGCGGGTGACGGTGAATGCGCTAAGATCAGTTGGAACTTTATTGGATTATCCATGCCTGAGTGGATGCTGATTATATTTATTATTGCAACCTTGGTAATTGGCTTAAGACTGTTTCAGTCACTCCAAAAACCAAAACCCTTCTAA
- the hslO gene encoding Hsp33 family molecular chaperone HslO, whose product MSDTIQRFTFAKLPIRGEVITLEQSYQTIVEQHQYPKAERQLLGQALAANALMAEIIKIKGKIALQLQSPSTVKLLLTECDHQGHIRGLMHTNESNDGSELNFPNWTQNGQMAITIEPEEGQRYQGVVPLENQNLAECLEDYFARSEQLPTSIQLYVNDNKVTGLFLQALPANSQQDISPEDKAGAFEHVKTLAETLEANEALNLSHQEILYRLFHQDEVTLYPEKSIEFQCSCSRQRNERALSTIEPSELVNMVKESGGQLELICDFCSSKEVFSEDDIMTLLSSNAPSDSVN is encoded by the coding sequence ATGTCAGATACAATTCAACGATTCACATTTGCAAAACTCCCAATCCGTGGCGAAGTCATTACTCTCGAACAGAGCTATCAAACTATAGTTGAGCAACACCAGTACCCTAAGGCTGAACGTCAGTTACTAGGGCAAGCTCTTGCGGCCAATGCTTTAATGGCTGAGATCATTAAGATAAAAGGAAAAATAGCCCTTCAATTGCAGAGCCCGTCGACCGTTAAGTTATTACTCACAGAGTGTGATCATCAGGGTCATATTCGTGGCTTGATGCACACCAATGAAAGTAACGATGGTTCCGAACTTAACTTCCCAAACTGGACCCAGAATGGTCAAATGGCTATTACCATCGAGCCAGAAGAAGGCCAGCGCTATCAAGGTGTTGTGCCCTTAGAAAACCAAAACCTGGCTGAATGTCTTGAAGACTACTTTGCTCGCTCAGAACAGTTGCCAACTTCAATCCAGCTTTATGTGAATGATAATAAGGTGACCGGCTTATTTTTACAGGCTCTGCCAGCAAACTCGCAACAGGATATATCACCCGAAGATAAGGCTGGTGCCTTTGAGCACGTAAAAACCTTAGCTGAAACGCTGGAAGCTAACGAAGCGCTTAACCTAAGCCATCAGGAAATACTGTACCGGCTGTTCCATCAGGATGAGGTAACGCTCTACCCAGAGAAGAGCATTGAGTTTCAGTGTAGCTGTTCCCGCCAACGCAATGAAAGAGCGCTAAGTACCATTGAGCCTTCCGAGTTAGTCAATATGGTTAAGGAAAGTGGTGGACAACTGGAACTGATATGTGACTTTTGCAGCAGTAAAGAAGTTTTCAGTGAGGATGACATCATGACGCTGTTAAGTAGCAACGCTCCGAGTGACAGCGTCAACTGA
- a CDS encoding helix-turn-helix transcriptional regulator, producing MTRPALLNNNIKTLRFLHGEMTQQQLAERLELTRQTVAAIEKGKYSPSLEVAFRISRIFDKPIEEIFQFDQPDMGD from the coding sequence ATGACGAGACCCGCTTTGCTTAACAATAATATTAAGACGCTACGTTTTTTACATGGCGAGATGACACAGCAGCAATTGGCTGAACGCCTTGAATTAACTCGACAAACAGTGGCAGCTATAGAAAAAGGAAAATACTCCCCATCACTGGAAGTAGCTTTTAGGATATCCCGTATATTCGATAAACCAATTGAAGAAATCTTTCAGTTTGACCAGCCAGATATGGGAGACTAA
- a CDS encoding Tex family protein: MLQINQQIAQELNIRPQQVEATVKLLDEGSTVPFIARYRKEVTGALDDTQLRDLEQRLGYLRELEERRSAILKSIEEQEKLTPELEASIKSADTKSELEDLYLPYKPKRRTKAQIAREAGLEPLAHALWQDPTLNPEKEAEKYLQESDEKDKNIATTKDALDGARQILMEEFAENADLLKQLREYLWENAYIQAKVIEGKEKEGIKFSDYFDHNEAFNAIPSHRILALLRGRNENILSLQMVSNQRLVKDEDAADPCIGMIAQHFNIHDQGRAADKWLQQVVLWTWKIKLHLYMETELLTKVRELGETEAIRIFAKNLNDLLMAAPAGAKTTMGLDPGLRTGVKAVIVDDTGKLLAHSTIFPHAPQKQWDQSLRKLETMCEMHKVELVSIGNGTASRETDKLVAELMKKAPQLKLQKIMVSEAGASVYSASELAAKEFPDLDVSYRGAVSIARRLQDPLAELVKIEPKSIGVGQYQHDVSQSQLARSLEGVVEDCVNAVGVDLNMASVPLLTRVSGLSKTLAQNIYNWRNEHGRFNSRQQLLEVERMGPKTFEQAAGFLRITDGDNALDSSGVHPETYPIVEKIIKDLQLQDIHQLIGNDKQLKQITAKDYTDDKFGEHTINDILKELDKPGRDPRPEFRMVQYKDGVETLNDLKPKMELEGVVTNVTAFGAFVDVGVHQDGLVHLSAMANKFIKDPSEVVKAGDIVRVWVLDVDKQRKRISLSMVGPDTQGQAQPKTNRSSNKTKAMSGRKKQNKQPQGAFADALTAALKKDK; the protein is encoded by the coding sequence ATGTTACAAATTAACCAGCAAATAGCTCAAGAGCTAAATATTCGTCCTCAGCAAGTCGAAGCAACGGTCAAACTTCTTGATGAAGGCTCAACCGTTCCATTTATCGCGCGTTACCGTAAAGAAGTAACCGGTGCTCTGGATGATACCCAGCTGAGGGATCTGGAACAGAGATTGGGCTACCTCAGAGAACTGGAAGAACGTCGCAGCGCTATCCTTAAAAGCATAGAGGAACAGGAAAAGCTGACACCTGAACTCGAAGCATCCATTAAAAGCGCAGATACCAAGAGTGAGCTGGAGGACTTATACCTTCCCTATAAACCTAAGCGTCGTACCAAAGCGCAAATTGCGCGCGAGGCAGGATTGGAGCCTCTTGCTCATGCTTTATGGCAAGATCCCACACTCAATCCTGAAAAAGAAGCCGAGAAATATCTACAGGAAAGCGATGAAAAAGATAAGAACATCGCTACCACCAAAGATGCCTTGGATGGTGCGCGTCAAATTCTGATGGAAGAGTTTGCAGAAAATGCAGACTTGCTAAAACAGCTTCGCGAGTATTTATGGGAAAATGCTTATATACAGGCAAAGGTCATTGAAGGAAAAGAAAAAGAAGGCATCAAATTTTCTGATTACTTCGATCACAATGAAGCATTCAATGCCATTCCATCACACCGCATTCTAGCCTTGTTGAGGGGTCGTAACGAAAATATTCTATCGCTACAAATGGTTTCAAACCAACGCCTGGTCAAGGATGAAGACGCTGCAGATCCTTGCATCGGCATGATAGCTCAGCATTTCAATATTCACGACCAGGGCCGCGCAGCAGACAAATGGCTACAGCAAGTAGTTCTATGGACCTGGAAGATTAAACTCCACCTTTATATGGAGACGGAGCTATTGACCAAAGTTCGTGAATTAGGGGAAACTGAAGCGATCCGAATTTTCGCTAAAAACCTTAATGATTTATTAATGGCCGCTCCTGCTGGTGCCAAAACTACTATGGGGTTAGACCCCGGCCTGCGTACTGGCGTTAAAGCCGTGATTGTGGATGATACGGGTAAACTTCTTGCTCACAGCACCATTTTCCCTCATGCCCCGCAGAAACAGTGGGATCAGTCTCTACGTAAGCTTGAAACCATGTGCGAAATGCATAAGGTGGAATTAGTCAGTATCGGAAACGGAACGGCTTCCAGAGAAACCGACAAGCTGGTTGCTGAGTTAATGAAGAAGGCTCCTCAGCTTAAGCTACAAAAAATTATGGTCAGTGAAGCAGGCGCTTCAGTTTATTCCGCATCTGAACTAGCGGCTAAAGAGTTCCCCGATCTGGATGTTAGCTATCGTGGTGCGGTTTCAATTGCTCGTCGACTACAGGATCCTCTAGCTGAACTGGTGAAAATTGAGCCAAAGTCTATTGGCGTAGGTCAATATCAGCATGATGTCAGCCAAAGCCAGTTAGCTAGAAGCCTTGAAGGGGTTGTTGAAGACTGTGTGAATGCCGTCGGTGTCGATCTTAACATGGCCTCAGTTCCGCTATTGACTCGTGTATCAGGTCTTAGCAAAACTCTGGCACAAAATATTTACAACTGGCGCAATGAGCACGGCCGCTTCAATTCTCGTCAGCAGTTACTGGAAGTCGAACGTATGGGTCCAAAAACCTTCGAACAGGCAGCTGGCTTCTTACGTATCACCGATGGTGACAACGCACTGGATAGCTCAGGTGTTCACCCTGAAACGTATCCTATCGTTGAGAAAATCATTAAGGATTTACAACTTCAGGATATCCACCAACTGATTGGCAACGACAAACAATTAAAACAGATTACAGCAAAAGACTACACTGACGATAAGTTTGGTGAGCACACAATCAACGATATTCTAAAAGAGCTGGATAAGCCTGGGCGCGACCCTCGCCCTGAGTTCCGCATGGTTCAATATAAAGATGGAGTAGAAACGCTCAATGATTTAAAACCAAAGATGGAGCTTGAAGGGGTTGTTACTAACGTTACTGCTTTTGGTGCTTTTGTCGATGTCGGAGTTCATCAGGATGGTCTGGTACACCTATCTGCAATGGCTAACAAATTCATTAAAGACCCTAGTGAAGTAGTTAAGGCTGGTGATATTGTGCGGGTCTGGGTACTGGACGTTGACAAGCAGCGCAAACGTATCAGCTTATCCATGGTAGGACCTGACACCCAGGGACAGGCTCAGCCAAAAACTAACAGGTCCAGCAACAAGACTAAGGCTATGTCCGGCCGCAAAAAGCAAAACAAACAGCCCCAGGGCGCTTTTGCAGATGCCCTCACAGCGGCACTGAAGAAGGATAAATAA
- the envZ gene encoding two-component system sensor histidine kinase EnvZ yields MRILPKTAFGRIAFLVGVLLLINQWVSYLTISWYVAQPSMKQLVQLISSDVKTALTMQDLELEGKMSNEVRVEIMADQRIQMISTRMGEPKQLREARLYTVLTSQLAESLGVAEDSTEMRVEESDQIYYWIKSPRHSNVWFRIAMEPFEGFYIHPPLVYFTAILLLSLLGGWIFTKQISRPLRRLEFAAREIGRGDNPGQLKEEGLEEMVTVTRAFNQMARNVQQLEEDRTMLLAGVSHDLRTPLTRIRLSTEFMSDDEEEVREGIIRDTEDMDQIIDQFISFVRDGRDERDQVGDINALVEDCVKSVRLQTQDISYNLADMPAVSFKPMAMKRLVTNLIMNGLKYAGAPLHVETKLVDNMVRVSVFDEGPGIDEKEIERLFQPFSRGNSARSGGGSGLGLAIVQRIAELHKGHVRLINRPEGGLEARLEFPANR; encoded by the coding sequence ATGCGAATTTTACCGAAAACTGCGTTTGGACGTATTGCCTTTCTGGTCGGCGTACTTCTGCTCATCAATCAGTGGGTATCTTACCTGACAATTTCATGGTACGTGGCACAGCCTTCTATGAAGCAGTTGGTGCAGTTAATTTCGTCTGATGTCAAAACAGCTCTTACAATGCAAGACTTGGAGCTGGAGGGCAAAATGTCGAATGAGGTACGAGTTGAAATCATGGCTGACCAGCGTATTCAGATGATTTCTACTCGTATGGGCGAGCCAAAGCAGCTTCGTGAGGCGCGCTTATATACCGTGTTAACATCTCAGCTAGCCGAAAGCCTCGGGGTGGCAGAAGACAGCACCGAGATGCGGGTCGAAGAGTCAGATCAAATTTATTACTGGATCAAGTCACCCCGACACAGCAACGTTTGGTTCCGCATCGCCATGGAGCCTTTTGAAGGCTTCTATATTCATCCGCCGCTGGTTTATTTTACTGCAATCCTATTGCTTAGTTTGTTGGGTGGATGGATATTCACCAAGCAAATCAGTCGCCCATTACGTCGCTTGGAGTTCGCTGCCCGAGAAATTGGCCGCGGTGACAATCCAGGGCAATTAAAGGAAGAGGGACTGGAAGAAATGGTGACGGTGACCCGAGCTTTTAATCAGATGGCGCGAAACGTCCAGCAGCTTGAAGAAGATCGAACCATGCTCTTGGCAGGTGTGTCCCATGATCTGAGAACACCCTTAACCCGTATTCGCCTGTCGACTGAATTTATGAGCGATGATGAGGAAGAGGTGCGAGAAGGCATTATCCGTGATACAGAGGATATGGATCAGATTATCGATCAGTTTATTTCTTTCGTGCGGGATGGCCGTGATGAACGGGACCAGGTTGGTGATATCAATGCTCTGGTTGAAGATTGTGTTAAATCTGTTCGTCTACAGACTCAGGATATTAGCTATAACCTTGCTGATATGCCTGCTGTATCCTTCAAGCCAATGGCGATGAAACGTTTGGTCACTAACCTTATCATGAATGGATTAAAATACGCAGGAGCTCCGCTTCATGTAGAAACCAAGCTGGTGGATAATATGGTCAGAGTATCGGTCTTTGATGAGGGGCCGGGTATTGATGAAAAGGAAATCGAGCGCTTATTCCAGCCTTTCTCTCGAGGTAACAGTGCTCGTAGTGGTGGTGGCTCAGGTCTGGGTTTAGCTATCGTACAGAGAATTGCAGAACTGCATAAAGGACATGTTAGATTAATTAATCGCCCTGAAGGCGGGCTGGAAGCTCGGCTAGAGTTCCCAGCCAATCGTTAA
- a CDS encoding DUF962 domain-containing protein, with product MAEKEIKTFSEFWPYYLGEHRLPRNRALHYIGTVLSSVLIITMLAFQIWWLLPLILVAGYGPAWIGHFFLERNRPATFTYPLWSLAADYKMFYFALTGRLKNEWPKYF from the coding sequence ATGGCAGAAAAAGAAATAAAAACATTTTCTGAATTCTGGCCTTATTATCTGGGCGAGCATCGCTTGCCCAGAAATCGTGCCCTTCATTACATCGGTACCGTTTTATCCAGTGTATTGATCATTACTATGCTGGCTTTTCAAATCTGGTGGCTATTACCACTAATTTTAGTTGCTGGTTATGGTCCAGCCTGGATTGGACACTTTTTCCTTGAAAGGAACCGGCCAGCGACATTTACCTATCCTTTATGGTCGTTAGCCGCTGACTATAAAATGTTTTATTTCGCCTTAACCGGGCGATTAAAGAATGAGTGGCCTAAATATTTTTAG
- a CDS encoding FKBP-type peptidyl-prolyl cis-trans isomerase encodes MTHISIKKTAVALALTGVLVACDSGNDKVANSASEEQPVAAGENQTVEFKDQYEKAAYAMGVNFSTQMTKNFDSLKEYDIEINKDLVVQGMRDGFAGDAKMSEEEVMANINEFQTALNEKMKERQAELAAEAKERAEENLKAGQAFQADYAEKDGVTKTESGLLYRAITEVEGGESPTAEDAVRVHYRGTFIDGEEFDSSYKRNQPIDFNLNGVIPGWTEGLQYMTVGDKYEFVIPADLAYGENDRGNIPGNSTLVFEVELLAVNPTEPYVAPEETIEEQAEEAVETIDEAAEEAGDVVKETAEEAKQIAEETAEELKQDVKGTALEDSVEESKQKSLDAIETTAEDAGDAVEKTAEDAKNEVNGDNQ; translated from the coding sequence ATGACACATATTTCAATTAAAAAAACAGCTGTAGCTCTGGCGCTAACAGGCGTATTAGTGGCTTGTGATTCAGGTAACGATAAGGTAGCTAACTCTGCCTCTGAAGAGCAGCCGGTAGCTGCAGGCGAAAATCAGACTGTTGAATTTAAAGACCAGTATGAGAAAGCCGCTTACGCAATGGGCGTTAACTTCTCGACACAGATGACTAAAAACTTTGACTCTCTTAAAGAATACGATATTGAGATTAACAAAGACTTGGTTGTACAAGGTATGCGCGATGGTTTCGCTGGCGATGCCAAGATGAGCGAAGAAGAAGTTATGGCGAATATCAATGAATTCCAAACCGCCTTAAACGAAAAAATGAAAGAGCGTCAGGCTGAGCTTGCTGCTGAAGCTAAAGAGCGCGCTGAAGAGAACCTGAAAGCAGGGCAGGCGTTCCAGGCAGATTACGCTGAAAAAGATGGCGTTACAAAAACAGAGTCTGGTTTGCTATACCGTGCTATTACAGAAGTTGAAGGTGGTGAGTCTCCAACCGCTGAAGATGCAGTCCGCGTACACTATCGTGGTACTTTTATTGACGGTGAAGAGTTTGATAGCTCCTATAAGCGTAACCAGCCAATTGATTTCAATTTGAATGGCGTCATTCCTGGCTGGACAGAAGGTCTGCAATATATGACCGTCGGTGATAAATACGAGTTTGTGATCCCTGCTGATTTAGCTTATGGCGAAAATGACCGTGGAAACATTCCAGGTAATTCAACCCTTGTTTTTGAAGTTGAGCTACTGGCTGTTAATCCTACCGAGCCTTATGTTGCTCCTGAAGAAACTATTGAAGAGCAGGCAGAAGAAGCTGTTGAAACTATAGATGAAGCGGCGGAAGAAGCTGGTGATGTGGTTAAAGAAACTGCTGAAGAAGCAAAACAAATAGCCGAAGAAACTGCTGAAGAATTAAAGCAAGATGTTAAAGGCACAGCGCTGGAAGACAGTGTAGAAGAGTCAAAGCAAAAGAGCCTTGATGCTATTGAAACTACAGCTGAAGATGCTGGTGACGCGGTTGAAAAAACTGCTGAAGATGCTAAAAATGAAGTAAATGGCGATAACCAGTAA
- a CDS encoding antibiotic biosynthesis monooxygenase family protein: protein MVRIIIERNILDGKLDDYHTLIRQAKNKASNMPGFLSGEIFHVKEHPNQVIVMSCWDSFDTWEVWADSEERLDLLEEIRPLLEKDEKIMVLEATNLKKD, encoded by the coding sequence ATGGTTCGTATTATTATTGAGCGCAACATTCTCGATGGTAAGCTCGACGACTATCATACACTGATTCGCCAAGCAAAAAACAAAGCCAGCAATATGCCGGGCTTTTTATCCGGAGAAATTTTTCACGTCAAAGAACACCCCAACCAGGTCATAGTCATGTCCTGCTGGGATTCTTTCGACACCTGGGAAGTTTGGGCTGATTCAGAAGAACGCCTGGACCTTCTTGAAGAAATACGTCCCTTATTAGAGAAGGATGAAAAAATCATGGTATTGGAAGCCACCAATTTAAAGAAAGATTGA